Below is a genomic region from Rosa chinensis cultivar Old Blush chromosome 5, RchiOBHm-V2, whole genome shotgun sequence.
TTTTTGGTGTTGACATACAGAAGGCTTTCTGCTCAAGTTCTGCTGCTATTCAATCCTTGTTCCAAGTTGCTCAAGATGTCGAACCTAGGCCAAACTGTTTCTGCAGGGATCCAGAGCGTCATTGATCCAGGTGGAGTCCTAGTGCCACTAGGAAAGCTATTCTGCAGATTGCATGGATGTTGTGCAGCTGGTTTATTTGTTCTTGATGTGTGTTGTATGATTTGATCTTGTGATTGATGTGTTCTGTTATTGCATCATGTAGTTTAACACAATTGCCCTTTGATTTAGATCCAACAGTGAAAAATAATGAGGCAGTTGAAGCAAATTTATTTACCTCATATTCTCCATCTTTGGATCTAAATCCAACGACAGTTGTGCACGTCTGAGTACAATTCAATTGGCCACCAGAGCATCACTCCCAATTCCTTTATAGCGAGCAAAGGAAAACTGAGGTTGCGGAAGCACATCAAACGCCGACTTCCTCCTTCACTGAAATACAATATCGTATACTTATCAGATTTGGAAGAAACATGAACACTGATATTCAAAGTTGAATCATAAAACGAAAAACCATTTCCAAAAGCAGAAACATCACACCTTATATTACTCCACGGACAGTCGGAGTTTTGCTTGTAGTTTCCCTTATATAACCTGCACTGTGCAATCCATACCAATCAGATCCCGTCACAACCAAACAACAGAACACACGTCTGCAAAACCAAATGCAAAACAGTACATAGCATAAGGTACCTATCACGTGGCAGTGACATTATGCTTGGGAAGTGTCCACTTGTTTAACAAAAACCCAACTTCTTTATGATAAGCACATACTGCTAAGCAAAAATCAGATGACCTGTTGTATGTATCAAAGTGCCAAGAGAGAACTCAGGAGTATTCTTTGAAAAACAGCTACTTGGGAATTTCTATTagtccggaaatggaaataagTTGCAGAATGCATTAGTGAAACTGAAAATAATAGCTTTTGATGATTATGATGTAGGGACCTGTGGATGTCATCGATTATTTGAATAGGACTGTGATTTCTATAGTAGACCAAATCCACGAGAGTAACATATGAGGCAGCTAGAGCTGAACGTGGTGGCTTCACATTGAAAGGCTCCTGTAACGGAACCATTGATTAATTTTTACGAACAATTTAACATATAGAAACACAGAAATTGGACTCAAGTTGAATGACCTTAGTCCCGATTACAATCAAAGCCAACACTAATCCCATGAGACCAGATCTTTGATACAGCAAAATCAGGgggaaaaaaattgcaatataaagattGCATCACATGATTTCCAAGGTTCTGACGGCTGTTCAGATTTGGTGGATCGATAGTTAGTACACCGATTTCCATACAAATTCCGTGTTTTCCATCACATATTCTGTTCTTAGTTTCTTACAAACAATGCAGCACTTGGGGTTCAAATTTCTTAGGTTTCCTATATTTTTACCAAAGTACCGAACCCAACTCaccattttattaattaattagagTGCATCCGATGTGGACTTAAAATTAGAATGTAAAGTTTCCCACCCACCATTATCTCGAGGCAGAGCATTTGAATTAACAAACTATAATGGGCTCAAAATCAAGCTTAATCAAATAACACAAAACCACTTGTTGTATCAGAGCAGAGCAGAGCAGTAAGAATTCTTATATTTAGTGGCCAGGGTTTCATACCTAACGAGGATGGTCTGAAGCAACCATGAACGCTTTGGAAGACCTGACATGAAACCTGAGGAGCCTTTCACAGTTCCTTCACCCTGTGGCAATTTGTCTCATCAAGCAAATTATTAGAACATCAAGCAGAACTCCGGATTTCATTTAATCAAACGACAGTGATTTTATTAGGGTAACTATAACTTGATGAACTGAGTAAAACCCAAGGTACACCTTTAATTTAGAGTTTCCACGATATAGAATAAAAGAACAGTCTTTCAAAATAGTTTCTGCATATTCAGCTGCACAGGTTATTTGAAAATCAGGATTGGGGTCTATCTCCATATATAATCCAAATTCACTCCAAGAATACCCTGGCAATTTGCTGGGCATTATATCCATACCAACCAATTGAGCTCTGGCATCTTTCAGTTCAATACTTCCAAGTCCACATATATTCAAGCAGGAAAAACAATTTCATATACTCAGCTCCACTAAGACCAAATTCAATATGCTTTAATTCAGTATCAGTGTATTCAAATATGTAACAACAGATTCAATGAAAAGACAGTAAAGCCTCCTGCAAATTATATATGTGTAACATAATTACCTCATATCTCCGACCACATCTCCAAATGGCCTCATGAAATTTATCTGCCAATCCAAACGATCTGCTCATTACTTACAGGAATTACGTGATATGCTGTGTAGTTCTTTAACTGTAGCATGAATAATAGCATGAACACTACAGAACAATGATGCCCACACATACAATGTTGATACACTAGTACAGAGCAGGACAGTAAGAATTCTAATACTTAACGGCAAGGGTTTCATACCTGACAAGGATGGTCTGAAGCAACCATCAGCGCCTTGGAGCTGAGATGAAACCTGATGAGCCTTGAACAGCTGATCCTTCACCCTGTGGCCATTCAGATATTGCTGCACTTTTCAGTTGGCCTAGAGCTCCTCAAGCCACAAATTCATTAACCATTATCTAAACCCTAAATGCAGCTACTGTGAACTTAGAAGTATTGAACTCAATGACCCCAGACATGAAACTCGTTAGCATAGCATGTTCTCTCTGACTTGATTAACAAACCATATTGGGCTCGAAATCAAGCTTaatcaaatgaaacaaaaaccATTTTGTTGTATCACCCAGTATACAGTATTGATTCACAAGCAGTAAGAATTCTAATATTTACTGGAAAAGGAATCATACCAAAACCCAAGGCGATGCACCTTCATCCTGTGACCATTTCGCGTTTTCATGTCACTCCTAGATTTTTTCTTCATATCCCCATTTCGAGTCACCTCTGGCTTGATCCCCTCAAGTCGCAGACCACCATTGCATACCAAAGAACAAATATTTTCCCAGTGAGTTCTTCTGGTTAACCAAAATTGGTCTATAACCATTCTAAAAACCCATGTCAAACTTTCCCATCTGCACAAAGCAATTTTAATCATAGTGTGCATCTAAAACCAACCAAGGAACCTAGGTGATCAAAAGTAGGGAACAAGCCTCATAATAATTGAGTACCAAAATTAGGTTTACTAAGAAATACAAGAATGTAGTgggtaaataaaaataaaaactaaacaaCAGATATGATTGAAGGCAATTAAATAGACGTGTGAAATACAATATTAAGAGGGATTAGGCACTAATTGAATTTAGTTAGAAATCCAATCCTGTAAATGAGAAAATGGCCTGAAGCCAGCATGAATTTTAGATGGATGTATTTATTAGTTCAATCTTGGAAACTTCCTtaatctcttttctttttttttctgaagctCCAAACTGGGTTTATTAATTATGTTGCTTTTCCCAAGTATCACTACCTGTGAAATGCATGCCCCTGaagaatgaaaaataatataccAATTGTAATCTTTATAATGCTTTTAATAAGTAACTTAGTAGCCATCTGCATTGAATTTCCCAAGACCAACCTCTGGAGGGAGAGAAAGGTTTCAAAGGAACTAGAATTAATTGTCTGCAAAATTAAACAGTCACAGACAGAACGATAAAAAATAGTACCTGCATTCTGTATTTCCAGCCCTGGGCTTGAAGAGAATAACTAGCTTGGTCTGGTCTGAACAAGGTCCCTTCATGGCATAGGTTATTCTAGAAATCCAGAACCCATTAGGCCATATGCAAATATGCAAACctacaagaagaaaatgaatATTATTTTCAGTAATCTCTGCCAATAGGAAAGGTGGAGAGCTTGCTAAATATGGTGTAAATGATGCTTAAAATTTTAACAAATGCTTTTCCCATATTTCAACAAATGGCTTTGGCAAATCTCTTCATAAGGTATGAGATACAAACCCATATTCTTCTCTCAGAATAACTCTTTACCTTTTCATCATTATAGACTTAATGGAAAAGAGTTGTCTTCCCATCCATATAGTAGGGATGAAAAGGGGGGGCCCTCTTTCCTTGACTAGTATTACTGCTCTCACAAAACAACTTGCTAACTAAAATATTACTTTCATCTTATGTTTTTAAAGTTGAGACTACACATTGAGATCTTCCACTTTTATAGCAATATCAAGAGTTAAAAAATCTCCATCCAAAATAAAtggagggggggggggcgggCGGGCGGTGGGGATCACAGAAGCATGCCTTCACCTTCTTATTTTTGAACTTTTTGTTTCACAAGTGAAGTGTTTCATTCATCGAATATGTCCTTAGGTTGCCCCTCCTCTGATGCTGGAGCACAGCTTGGATGTAGACTGAGATTTTCAAGTTCTTCCTCAATAAGCATGAGGCACCCACATGACGCCTTGTTCCAGCAAATCCTTCCTCCTGAACATATTTACTGCACATGAAAtcagtcaaaactcaaaagaaacTCCCTTTGAAAGTTCAATCCATTCTATCAAATTTCCACACAgaaactttatttcaaaactgcTATCAAGGAGAATATTTCAACGCTAGAAGAGCAGAAAAGTTGAAGCTGCCATGAACATGGATTATGGCACCAAGGTTGTTACCCAGATATGAAGAGAAACCAAGGGCCAAAAGAGCGACATAGAGAAGCATACGTTCCTGCAACAAAAAGATCAGCAATTGTTTCTTTTATTAGTACAAGAATTTATATACAAAGTGTAAGCTAATAATGCAATGATATTTTGGAAACTTCCTTATTCTCGTTTTTCTGAAGCAAGTAATTCCAATTTGTAATTGATGTACTTTTCCTAGTTTCTAGAAATGCAATGATATGCATGCACCTGAAGAATGAAAATAACATACAAATTGTATCTAATAATGCAATGATAGATTATATACCTCTGTAAATGTAAAAAAGACTTTTTTGAGCCCTACAAACCACCTCCTTCTCAGTAGCAAAGACTGTCTTTCTTAATTCCTACTATGAACTGTGAAAGCTGTGGGAGTGAAGAACATTCATGTTCTTCCAGAAAAAACTCCTCAAAACCATTTCCTATTCGCAAATTCTTTCCCTCTTTCTTTATGCAAGACTCATTCACATCACTCCGCCAGAACAAATCTCTACAATTTGCACAGAGCCCTTCAAAATCCAGTTTCAAAACCCTCCTTCTTCTTAGTCTTCTTATCCATCTCACCCGGATTGATCTGTCTCAGCAATTTGACCCCAGAGTACCTGTGACACATGTCCCAACTGTAGTCTTTCTCACAGCCATTTTTTGGTCTAAAACCTTTGAGGCACCTGCATGCCATAGATggagtgataaaaaaaaaaattaaaaaaaaattgagccaATTGTGTGCCTCACTATTGTACGATGAAGAGAagataaacagaaaaataaTCATTACTGTACTAGAAAATCAAGCAGGACTCCGGATTTCATTTGATGCTATCGTCTAGTGACTACAGtgatttcttattttcttagCATAGCACAACTCTCAGAATCGACCCTAAAATGCAAAATACATTATGATTCAGCAAACTATTTGAATTAACAAACTATAATGTGCTCAAATCAGGCTCAATCAAAGACAAAACCACTTTGCGGCATGAAAATCAAAATGACCCAATATACAGCAGTGATACATGATAGCAGTAAGAATTCTAATGTATAGGGGCAACAACTGGACAAGGATGCATACCTGACAAGGATGGTCTGAAGCAACCCATGAGGGGTTTGGTGAGCTGAGATGAAACCCGAGGTGCCTTGCTGAGCTGACCCTTCACCCGCAAATTAATTAACCCATCTGAACAAAGCCATTGCACACTAAAGCTCAaacctttctttcttcttttgggTGAAAAAACTCCACTCTTTTCAGGGAATTAATCTTGTGCCTCCTCAGTTGAACAAAATAATGAATGCTAAGGCCAGCAACCCATTTCCATAGGGAAAGCACGAATCTTTATGAGAGGGACCAGAAGAAATAAAAAGTACCAGTTTTTATGAGACCAGACATAGAAAAGAATAAGGCCACCATTAATGATTAAAAAACAAGCTAAAAGGCCACAAAGTCCAAACCAGATAGAAAAGTTATGAGCATTATTCAAATACCAAGACAAGTAAGCAGTAAAGGACACACAGGGATACAACAACAGCTCTCATAAAGGCCAAAAGTTTTATTCAATTCATATTTACACTTGATGAATTAAAGCCCCTTTCTAACTGTGATACCCTACCCCACTGTTTTGAACTTACTGGGACGACTGACGTTTAGGGGCTCCCATGACTTCTTCATTCTCTCCACCTCCACATTCCAGTGCTCCTCAGGCATCCGCAATTTCTGCTTCAGCGCATTCACTAGTTTAGTGCACTGTCCGGCATAGCTTTTCAGAGAAACCACAGGCTCGTCTCCTTTCCCGAGAGAAATGGGATGACGGAACATCAAGTTCACTGTAATAAACAGCTTCTTCAACTGGTAAATTGTTCTAtcatcagcagcagcagcttgaacaccagcagcagcagcagcagcttgaACACCAGCAGCAGCACCAATCATGTTCTGACTTGGGAACCTGAAGAGGTCCAACTCCAAGACTCTCTTAGCTGCAATGTTTCTTCCATCTTTATCAAGCTTTCCCAGTGCAGCCTTAAGCTGCCCAATCTTCATCTCTCCTTCTTGGCTCTCTGGCAGTGAGACCAACAAGAATTCGAGGAGCACAGAGGCATGACACCCCAACATCACAGCATCAGTCAAGCAAAGCCAGAGAGAGTCCCAGACCGGAGGCCGGTTACTTTGATTCTTCCTGACCCAATTGGACAAAATTACTGGACTTGGTTCCCCCTTTTTGCCTTGACATGCTTCTTTTCCTCCAGTATAAGCCCGCATTTCGTTTCCCTTGGATTCTGTGATCCTTGGATTCTCAACCGAGACTACTTGTGCTTGTTCCTGAGCATTGTTAATTTTATCAAGCCCTTCATTCAAGAATCGGTTCCACTCGTCCAAGACTTCACCAGAAACCTCTATCTCTTCTTTTCCACCCCAGATAGCAACAAAGTCTAAATCTTGCGCATCTTTCTTCTCTGGCACACGAATAGCCTCCAAGATTTCAAATTCCAGCTCCAAGCCTTGGGTGTTCTCCTTACACTTCTTCAGACGTTCTTTTACCGCTTCACCTTCAAATCCACCTTTCAATGCAACTTCAACCGCGGCCATGCTTCTTAGCTCCTTCTGAATGCGAGGCACGAGGTCGTCAACACCCATGTCTCTCTCAAGAAGAGTTTGGAACCTGAGTGTGCGTCGGGTTCTCTTATGGGTTTTCATCAACTGGTGCACCTTCGGGAAATCGGAGCAGATAGTGTTGAAAATGGTTGATGTTTCTGGATCGTGTAGACGATTTTTCACAGAGGAAGCAAAACCTGCAGAGCCAGAAATGGGAGTTCCTTGCAAGAACCATGTTCTTGTTAGAAGAGACGACAACTTGTTCGCTGCTTCAATGCATTTAGGCATGTGAATCTCCCGAAATGTTGGCTCCTTCTCCGGAGGGACTGGGATCTCCATTCTTGATTCTTTGAACAAATCTCTGTGGCTTCTCAATGCTCTTGCAAGAAGAGACGACAGCTTGTTGGCTGTTTCAATGCATTCAACAAGAGTATTCTCCAGTACTTCTGGGCCGTTCTCCTCCTGCTGATTCTCTGGTGACGACAACTTGGTGGCTGCTTCAATGCATTCAATAAGAGTATTCTCCACTGCTTCTGGGTTGTTCGCCGGTGGGTTCTCCGGTGGATTCTCCTGCTGATTCTCCATTCTTGATTCTCTTGctctgtttctttctttggtGATTCTCTTGCTCTGTTTTGGGCTCTGTTTTCTACGctctgtttctttctttggtGATTCTCTAATTCAATAGAAGCCGTTTATATAGACCCCAGTAAAACCCAAATGATGTGTCTCCCCAACAGACCGGTAAAATTATCTGTTTTGATTGTCAAGTTTATATATTCGTACCAAGACAAAGTTAATCGGATTAAATTTCATATGTGATCAATTTTTAGTCACCACCACAACCCATTTAATTAGAGCTGAGCATTCTAACCCAAAAATTCAGCTCGAATCGATCGGTTTGGTCTAATTTTTTTCATATGAAATTCTTGTAATAATACAAATCAGACTACAGATTTTAAAAAATCAGGTCAGTTCTGGTCCTCATAATGTAAAAGTTTTTAAATCTAAAAAGACCGAACAGTGACATTATATGTTAAATATCACACATTTAGTGGCTCTCTATGCAAGCGTAGTCTTTGTATGATGTACTTTACAGTTTACCTCATCGAATCCTAAAAGCAGCGATCGTTCTTGAGAAAGTGGGCAACTCGAATTGGTTGTGGAGGTGTAGATGTATGGAGAGGTATTTTGGTATGGGTAATATTAGAAGTTTAAGGAAAAATGTCCCTACTCTTGTTTCTAGTAATGGCTCCAAAATTTATATCCACCTTTATATTTTCAATGCTTACTTGCTCAAAAGGACCTATGAAGTCAGTTTACACCCAAAAACTATAGTTACTAGAAATGTTAAAATTGTTTGATGGAGCACTACTAAGGatattaaatatttaattttgcTTTCAAAACTAGAATTTAAAACAACGAGTGAGAAGtcattgaaaaaaagaaagaaaaaaggaaatcattattattttgttgcCTTCCACTAAAAAACGcatagtagtttaatggttcaTCGACAAATTCTCTCCATGTCAGAGATGCTACTGTCACCGAAAGGACGTGATGATGGTGATCAGGTGACAAAATATGCCGGTGGTGACGAAAACTGAGAAGTGGGTGGAGGGGTAGTATAATCGGAGGGACTCAATTATTGGAATTCTAAATCCAAATAGGAATAGCTTAACTTAAATCACAAGTTGTTGTAGTTTTAAACTTATGAAAGTTGTCTTTTACCAATTTTTATAACTAGCAACTTAATGATGTTACTTGTAAAATTAGTTGTCTTTTACACATTATAAGCTATGGGCCAAACTAAGCCCAAGCATATATCTAAACGTGCCGATGAATCAAGAATTGATTCAAGAATTCAAGATTTTAAATTTTTGCCAATGAGGGGTGACATGATCGGCAAAAATTGGGCTTAAGTGGAACTTCCACTAAGTTTGAGTTCGAAAGATTACGCGCCTTATTAGCAGGTAATTGGGTTCACAACTAACCTAAGCATGTGACCCATTGTGTGTACGGATGCCTCAGACTCTCAGAGTCCTGCAATCTAGGCGTCCGCCAGGTATAACAGTAGTGTGGGCTTCGAGACTCTACAGAGTCTTTCCACGCTGTAGGCCAGACAATCTCCTGATTGGAAGTTGGGCTGATCACCAGGGCCTTTGAGGAGTGTCAACAGGGCCTGGGCATGGGGGCCTGCCTGTCTGCCTCTCCCTTGACCCAAccattttgtccaaaaaaaaaaaagagtaaaacccaccactagggtcaaaacttttctctatcggacaaaatgatacccaactttcaaaagtgattaaaatgatacctaaattttttaaagtggtcaaaatgatacctaaatttttaaaaacaaatcaacttgatacccaactttcaaaagtgatcaaaatgatacctaaagttttaaaaacaaatcaatttgatacctcagtttattttttagggctaaatactggttattactctgtggtttaggtccaaaatcaattcagtccctggacttctaattttatcaaaaacacccttgtactttcaattttgatctaataggtccaattcattaatattctgttatgggttcaagttatagttgaattatttgttgaaaaactatttatttgataaatttctaatagtgggactcactccaaaattaactatgcaggccacctcaacaccacatcataaaacataagccatatatgagtcacgtcaacaagttaaatgactcaattgtcggaagactaacaaattggacctattagatcaaaattgaaagtgcagg
It encodes:
- the LOC112164609 gene encoding uncharacterized protein LOC112164609, whose amino-acid sequence is MENQQENPPENPPANNPEAVENTLIECIEAATKLSSPENQQEENGPEVLENTLVECIETANKLSSLLARALRSHRDLFKESRMEIPVPPEKEPTFREIHMPKCIEAANKLSSLLTRTWFLQGTPISGSAGFASSVKNRLHDPETSTIFNTICSDFPKVHQLMKTHKRTRRTLRFQTLLERDMGVDDLVPRIQKELRSMAAVEVALKGGFEGEAVKERLKKCKENTQGLELEFEILEAIRVPEKKDAQDLDFVAIWGGKEEIEVSGEVLDEWNRFLNEGLDKINNAQEQAQVVSVENPRITESKGNEMRAYTGGKEACQGKKGEPSPVILSNWVRKNQSNRPPVWDSLWLCLTDAVMLGCHASVLLEFLLVSLPESQEGEMKIGQLKAALGKLDKDGRNIAAKRVLELDLFRFPSQNMIGAAAGVQAAAAAAGVQAAAADDRTIYQLKKLFITVNLMFRHPISLGKGDEPVVSLKSYAGQCTKLVNALKQKLRMPEEHWNVEVERMKKSWEPLNVSRPSKFKTVG